The genome window CTCGCCTTTGCCAAAATCTTCGGGGAAGTCGGCTTCTTTACTGATAAAAGTTTCCCATAAGGTACGCGAGCGCGCTGGTGTCATGGGTTTTATCTGCTCCAAATCGGAGGCTGGAACAGGCATATCTTGATGGCGATAGAACCAAGCATGTCGATACTGGTCTATAGTTAAGTAGTTCATTCAGTAACTCTGCGTGTAAATATAGACTAGTATAGCCAACCTCGGGTCAGCAACCCACACTCTTAACGTATAAAACAAGACATCGTGCTGCTTTATCCGGCATAATTTCAACTATGAATAAACGTCCAACAAAAGCGGAAACCCGCCAACAGCTTGAATCTAAGATCGAAGAGTTCATCCAGCAAGGCGGTGAAATCAAGTCCGTCGAAAGTGGAGCCTCTGGTTTAGAAGACGGCAACTACAATCGTAATAGCTTTGTATTTGGCTACCCCAAAGAAGAGCGCACGCCTACCACAAAAGAAATGGCAGCTATCGATGCGCGCCGACGTGCCAAAACGGTCTCTAAACCTTCTCATTCTTTTTCACGTAAACCCAAAAAGAAAATTATTTACGACGACTTTGGGGAACCTGTTCGTGAGGTATGGCTAGAGGAATAAGTTCCTTTCGCTGAGCTAAAACAACTGTTGCACAGATCAACGAAAAAAGTTGTTTCCAAAGCGAGCAAAACAGGTCTATAGTAATCTTACAGTCACATTTGATAATGAATCTCATTTGGAGATTCCCATTGGAGGAAGGATTTACATTTACCCCTGTTTTGCTAACGCCTGTCATAGGACAGTAAGGAAATAAAAAGATGATCATTAATGTCACACATCGCCAAGATAAAGTTTCCCCAGCCGTACGCGAAAAAATTGAAAGTTGGTTAGAACACGCTCAGGAGCGTTTTGATATGATAACCAGCGCGCAAGTCACCCTGTCTAAACACGATCACCTAGACGAAGTCGAAGCCATACTCCACGCCGGTGGTAAAGAAGTCACCGCTAAAGCTGAAGGGCAAAACCTTTATGCTGCGCTCGACGCCGTTTCACAAAAAATAGACCGTCAGCTCGATAAAATGCACGGTAAAATGGTTCACAAAAAAGGGCTACCTAAAAAAGAAGCGTTCTTAGTTGAGCCCGAAAGCGCAGTGCCTGATGAAGAGATAGAGCTAGAAGGCTATGAAGATATTGACGAGCTACTCGAAAAAGTAAGCTAATATTTCCCTTTTTCCTCTTATTAGAAAGGCCCTTCGGGGTCTTTTTTACGACTAACACTCATGATGAAACATCTAGCTAGCCTAATTACCTCACTTTCTCTTTTTTTGGCAGCTGCCGCACCTGCTAGCCAAACACCTAACACATTTATGCCCGTAACCTGGCAATCGCCCCTGCTTAAAGACCATCCGTTAGTTGGCCATATCATAGCCCTTGAGAGCCAAAGATCTCTATCGCCTACAGAGCTTGTTAGCGAGCTGTCTCAATACCCTATTGTGCTTATTGGTGAAAAGCACGACAACGCTGATCACCACCAAATAGAAACGTGGCTAATACAACAGCTCTACCCTTCCGACTCTGCCAACACAAGTCTTGTGCTCGAAATGTTAGATGACAGCCAAACGACTAACACTATCATTTCGGGCATGAGCGATTCGGATTTAAAACAGCGGCTAAACTGGCAGGACGATAGCTGGCCTTGGCAAGATTATGGGCCATTAATCAAAGCGGCGCTTGAGCAAAACATGCCTGTACACAGCGGCAACATTAGCCGAGATGCTATTCATACTATTTATAAAGCGGGAGTCCCCAAAACACAGCGGTTTGCTAGCACGCAGGGTATCACTCAGGCAGTTAAAGATCAGGTGCTTGACCAAGTGTACGAAAGCCACTGCCAGCTCATGCAGCGCAACCAGCTCGCGCCTATGGTTAGCGTTCAACTGGCACGAGATGCGAGCTTAGCTTACGCCATTAAACAGCGCTCTACCGATAACGTCATTTTAGTGGCAGGAGGTTTTCACACGGATAAAAGCGTGGGCGTTCCGTTACATTTGTCGCCGCTCGAACAGCAACACACACGCACGATACTCTTAGTGGAAGTAGACGCCACACACGAGCAAGCGAAAGACTACACAACGCTGTCCAAAGCTGATTATGTTTGGTTTACGCCCAAAGCCAACAACACTAACTATTGTGACGATCTTCGCCAGCAGTGGCAGAAAAAATCGCCCTCACACGTAAAGTAAAGACGGCTAAGTCGCTAACGTAAACTCATCTCCATCCATCCACGCAGGGAACTTGGCTTTAAAGTCATTAAGGCGATCACGGTTGATTGTTGCCGTTTCTACAAACGCCTCATTCGGGCTGTGATCAATTAACGCGGTACCACTGTAATCAATCAGCATACTATCCCCGCGGTAATCAAGGTTCATTCCGTCTTGGCCAATGCGGTTAACCCCAACTACATAGCTTTGGTTTTCGAGTGCTCGCGCCTCTAGCAACGTACGCCAAACCCGCGCACGGGCAGCAGGCCAGTTGGCTACAAATATAGCCAAATCGTAGTCATTGCGGTTACGTAGAAACACAGGAAAACGTAGGTCGTAGCACACTTGAGGTAATATACGCCATCCACGGTATTCGAAAACTTTGCGCTCTTGCCCCGCTGTGTAATGGTCTGGCTCGCTTCCCATTCGGAATAAGTGGCGTTTGTCGTAGCTCATCACATGCGCTTGCGGGGTAACCAGCAGAAAGCGGTTAAAATACAGTCCGCCTTCTTCTACCGCAATAGACCCGCAGATAGCGGCATCGAGTTGACAGGCTTGCTGCTTCATCCAAGCTAACGTAGGCCCATCAGCGGGCTCTGCCTGTACTTCGGGTTGCATCATGAACCCCGTTGTGAACATTTCAGGTAACACAACCAAGTCTGTTTGGCCGGCTAAAGGCGCTAATAAAGCCGTGAATTGGGTTCTATTTTCTGCTGCATTTTCCCAATGTAGCTGGGTTTGCACCAATGAGACTCTTAATGAGTTTAACGTTTCCATTTCACCTCCTTCACATAGCCAGTTAACATTTTATAGGGTTTCTTGAGGGCGTTTAAATGGCACAAATGCGCTCGGCTGCTGCTCGCAAGGTTTCATCACTTTTCGCAAAACAAAAACGCACTAAGCGGATATCCGGTGGCGCTTCGCAAAAAACGGAAACAGGTATGGCCGCGACACCAGCTTTTTCAATCAGCCATTTACAAAACTCGACATCCGGCAAATCACTAATCGCACTGTAATCAACACACTGAAAATAGGTACCCGACGTCGGTGTAAATTTAAAGCAGCTGGGTTGAATCAAATCACAAAAAAGATCCCTTTTATGCTGATAAAATGCCGGTAACTCACTCACATGTTGAGGCTCATCGCGCATAATATCAGCCAACGCGAGTTGCATAGGAGTTGAGGTCGAAAAGGTAAGGTACTGGTGCACCTTTCGCAATTCGACACTTAAAGCCGGCGGCGCGATACAGTAGCCCACTTTCCAACCCGTTGTGTGGTACGTTTTACCAAACGATGAAACAACAAAACTGCGTTCATACAGCTGCGCATGTGTTAACAAGCTATGGTGTGGTGCGTTATCAAAAACAATATGCTCATACACCTCATCGCCCAATAAGAGAATATCAGTGCCCTCAACTAGCTCAGCTAGCCTTTCTAAATCATCCGCATCTAATGTAGTACCGGTTGGGTTATGGGGTGAGTTAAGAATAATCAGGCGTGTTTTGTCGGTAATTTGCGCGCTTACTTCATCCCAGTTCACCCTAAAGTCTGGGGCTTGCAACTGTAAACGTACTGCCTTGGCACCATTCAACTCTATCGCTGGTTCATAACTGTCGTAAGCGGGATCAAAAATTATCACCTCATCATCCGCACGCACCACCGCCGCTATGGCAGCAAACAAGGCTTCGGTAGCACCCGAGGTAACGGTAATTTCATGGTCTACCGATACCTCGCGGCCGTAAAGCAAAGCGACCTTTTGGGCGATTTGTTCTCTTAATGCAGGTACACCCGTCATAGGTGCATATTGGTTAGCACCCTGCGCGATATAACGACCAACGGCCTCCAGAAGCGCTGACGGCCCATCAAAATCGGGGAAGCCTTGTGACAGGTTAATTGCGTTATGTTCCGCCGCCATTTGCGACATCACTGAAAAGATAGTCGTACCGACTTTGGGGAGTTTAGTGTGTGGATAAATCATAACGTTTAATACAATCCATACTGGCTATGTTGAGCGCATTAACGGCTTCAAGGCAGGGAGTTCATTGTCTAACGAGGCCAAACAAGAGCAAGCTAAGCCCTTCATCAGGTTTAGCTTGCTGTTATAACCGGTTTACTCACTCGCCTGATCGGCGGTGGCTCCTGCTACTGGCTGCTTCCAGTTCAGTTTATTCTCAATCGATGAAATGATCATACCCGCCACGTCTTTACCCGTAGCAGTCTCTATGCCTTCTAAACCAGGAGATGAGTTCACTTCAAGCAACAGCGGACCTTTTTTCGAGCGGATTAAATCAACACCCGCTATCTGAAGACCAAGCGCTTTTGCTGCCTTGATTGATAATTTGCGCTCTTCGGGCGTAATCTTAACAATGGAGGCGCTACCGCCTTTGTGCAAGTTAGCTCGGAACTCACCCGGCGCTGCCGTGCGTTGTATAGAAGCGACTACTTTTCCATCAATAACGAAGCAGCGTAGATCTTTGCCATCTGCTTCTTTAATAAACTCTTGTACTAACAAATTAGCACTCACCGCTTTAAAGGCGTTAATCACACTTTCGGCCGCTTTTTTAGTTTCAGCCAAAACGACACCACTGCCTTGCGTACCTTCCAACAGCTTAACAATTAACGGAGCACCGCCGACCATTTCAATGAGGTCATTAGTGTCCATTGGCGAGCTAGCAAAGCCAGTAGTTGGAATGCTAATACCGCTTTTTAGCATTAGCTGTAACGCAAACAATTTATCACGAGATTGCGCTATCGCCTCAGACGAGTTAACGGTATAAATCCCCATGCTGTCAAACTGGCGCGCCAATGCACAGCCATAAAATGTTTGGCTTGGCTTAATACGGGTAATCACAGCATCTAAGTCGCTTAGCGTTGCTCCACCGCGAAAGTGTACATCGGGATTGATGTCGTCCACTTTCATATAGCACTGCTGCAAGTTAAGAAACACCATCTCGTGCCCGCGCTCAGCACCAGCCTCTAGTAACCGTTGGTTACTGTAGAGGTCAGGGTTGCTTGCCAACACCCCAATCTTCAAACCGTTTTTGGGTTTTTCTACTTTCCCGTATAACGTTTGAATGATTTCATCTTCCATTTCCCCGACAGCAAAACTTTGCGAAGGGTCTACTAACGCACGCCCTTCCATCGCCTCACGGCCCAGTAACATCCTGTACTCCATGGAATCTCGATTAGATAGCGATAGCTCAATATCCCATTGATGATCACCAAGCTTCATGGGAGCGATAACGATATAGCGCTGCTCAGACTCGCCACTGGAGCTTTTAATTCGGCGTTTAGCATGCACGGGCAGCTCACAACGAACCATCGTTGATCTATTACCTTGCAAAGGGTGCACTTCAAAACTGACCCATAACTGGCTTTCGCGACGGAACTCCTGCACGTTAAAGGCATGAATCGCGGAAACTTTAGCACCAGAGTCTACACGGGCTTTTATGGCATGAATGCCCAGTGTCGGAAAGCTCAACCACTCTTCGGCACCGATAATAGTTTTATTCAACGTAGTGTCCTGCAGATAATACTGAGTAAAAGATTAACCTACCCTACGCCAAGGAGATCCACATTTGCAACGGGAAAAACATCGATGGGCGCGTTTTAGGGTCGCCGATTATAGGCTGCTAATAACGCGCATAATAGAAGGTAATTATGAAAAATCACCCTTTTTTAGTATTTATTTTTTAGTTACCCGTCATAAGGCTCGATACGGAATGCTTCCATCGAATATCCGGAAGACGCCATCTCGTTACTGAAGTTTTCAGTACGTAATTTAC of Neptunomonas phycophila contains these proteins:
- the hpf gene encoding ribosome hibernation-promoting factor, HPF/YfiA family, whose translation is MIINVTHRQDKVSPAVREKIESWLEHAQERFDMITSAQVTLSKHDHLDEVEAILHAGGKEVTAKAEGQNLYAALDAVSQKIDRQLDKMHGKMVHKKGLPKKEAFLVEPESAVPDEEIELEGYEDIDELLEKVS
- a CDS encoding ChaN family lipoprotein — encoded protein: MMKHLASLITSLSLFLAAAAPASQTPNTFMPVTWQSPLLKDHPLVGHIIALESQRSLSPTELVSELSQYPIVLIGEKHDNADHHQIETWLIQQLYPSDSANTSLVLEMLDDSQTTNTIISGMSDSDLKQRLNWQDDSWPWQDYGPLIKAALEQNMPVHSGNISRDAIHTIYKAGVPKTQRFASTQGITQAVKDQVLDQVYESHCQLMQRNQLAPMVSVQLARDASLAYAIKQRSTDNVILVAGGFHTDKSVGVPLHLSPLEQQHTRTILLVEVDATHEQAKDYTTLSKADYVWFTPKANNTNYCDDLRQQWQKKSPSHVK
- a CDS encoding amidohydrolase, whose protein sequence is METLNSLRVSLVQTQLHWENAAENRTQFTALLAPLAGQTDLVVLPEMFTTGFMMQPEVQAEPADGPTLAWMKQQACQLDAAICGSIAVEEGGLYFNRFLLVTPQAHVMSYDKRHLFRMGSEPDHYTAGQERKVFEYRGWRILPQVCYDLRFPVFLRNRNDYDLAIFVANWPAARARVWRTLLEARALENQSYVVGVNRIGQDGMNLDYRGDSMLIDYSGTALIDHSPNEAFVETATINRDRLNDFKAKFPAWMDGDEFTLAT
- a CDS encoding pyridoxal phosphate-dependent aminotransferase: MIYPHTKLPKVGTTIFSVMSQMAAEHNAINLSQGFPDFDGPSALLEAVGRYIAQGANQYAPMTGVPALREQIAQKVALLYGREVSVDHEITVTSGATEALFAAIAAVVRADDEVIIFDPAYDSYEPAIELNGAKAVRLQLQAPDFRVNWDEVSAQITDKTRLIILNSPHNPTGTTLDADDLERLAELVEGTDILLLGDEVYEHIVFDNAPHHSLLTHAQLYERSFVVSSFGKTYHTTGWKVGYCIAPPALSVELRKVHQYLTFSTSTPMQLALADIMRDEPQHVSELPAFYQHKRDLFCDLIQPSCFKFTPTSGTYFQCVDYSAISDLPDVEFCKWLIEKAGVAAIPVSVFCEAPPDIRLVRFCFAKSDETLRAAAERICAI
- the rimK gene encoding 30S ribosomal protein S6--L-glutamate ligase, coding for MKIGVLASNPDLYSNQRLLEAGAERGHEMVFLNLQQCYMKVDDINPDVHFRGGATLSDLDAVITRIKPSQTFYGCALARQFDSMGIYTVNSSEAIAQSRDKLFALQLMLKSGISIPTTGFASSPMDTNDLIEMVGGAPLIVKLLEGTQGSGVVLAETKKAAESVINAFKAVSANLLVQEFIKEADGKDLRCFVIDGKVVASIQRTAAPGEFRANLHKGGSASIVKITPEERKLSIKAAKALGLQIAGVDLIRSKKGPLLLEVNSSPGLEGIETATGKDVAGMIISSIENKLNWKQPVAGATADQASE